One segment of Clostridium ljungdahlii DSM 13528 DNA contains the following:
- a CDS encoding MerR family transcriptional regulator, which produces MYTIGQFSKIGNVSTKMLRHYDKIGLIKPTFVNPENQYRYYEKHQVQDILKINRLKKYKFSLDEIKQIIKDKSNSTLEKFLSKQISLFETEIQQSNNILLHLKHSMDQLQKGEDIMNSKRSFHILIDTLKDTTVLSIRDTISMDNIGNLIGKVFENIYKSGLSPLGNIRTIYYDQDFDQNSDSDFDHNNADIEVCIPVNRQLKTDTVSTKVLKGGLYVHTTFIGPYSEIGEAYAELLDWINKNSYKIAGPPHDEYIKGPDSKCSHNEFVTEVYFPINKK; this is translated from the coding sequence GAAATGTTTCAACCAAAATGCTCAGACATTATGACAAAATTGGATTGATAAAACCAACTTTTGTTAATCCAGAAAATCAGTATAGATATTATGAAAAGCATCAAGTACAAGACATTCTAAAAATAAATAGACTTAAAAAATATAAATTTTCATTGGATGAAATAAAACAAATTATTAAGGATAAAAGTAACAGTACTTTAGAAAAATTCTTATCAAAGCAGATAAGTTTATTCGAAACTGAAATACAACAAAGCAACAATATTTTACTTCATCTTAAACATTCAATGGATCAATTACAGAAAGGTGAGGATATAATGAATTCTAAAAGAAGTTTCCATATTTTAATTGATACTTTAAAAGATACAACAGTTTTAAGCATAAGAGACACAATTTCAATGGACAATATAGGCAACTTAATAGGTAAAGTTTTTGAAAATATTTACAAAAGTGGTCTTTCACCCTTGGGAAACATAAGAACTATTTACTACGACCAGGATTTTGATCAAAATTCTGACAGTGACTTTGATCACAATAATGCAGATATAGAAGTTTGCATTCCAGTAAACAGACAGCTAAAAACAGATACTGTATCAACTAAAGTTTTAAAAGGCGGTCTATATGTACACACAACTTTTATAGGTCCTTATAGTGAAATCGGTGAAGCTTATGCTGAACTCCTTGACTGGATAAATAAAAATTCCTATAAAATAGCTGGACCTCCTCATGATGAATACATCAAAGGCCCTGATTCTAAATGCAGTCACAATGAATTTGTAACAGAAGTGTATTTCCCAATAAATAAAAAATAA